In one Sphingomonas carotinifaciens genomic region, the following are encoded:
- a CDS encoding copper resistance protein B, which translates to MAPLGLATPAFGQTMDHSMHNMPGMTMPAKPAAKPKAKAAAKSATKRKAPVRRTAPRRAQPAKTQAADPHAGHDMSGMQGMDMSGQQQAAPTQNPHAGHDMSAMPGMAASTGAGQDPHAGHDMSTMPGMAMPGDQPAAKVGTDLPPGNKPAPAPAGDHLADRFWGADAMASSRENDLRREHGGMTVYQILFNLAEYQARKGGDGYRWDGEAWIGGDINRFTLKSEGEGTFGKPLEQAEVQALYSRALDPYWNLQAGVRYDFKPNPSRTYATVGIEGLAPGWFEVEGALFLSDKGDVLGRAEGYYDQRITNWFVLQPRVEANFSAQDVPETGTGSGLTDLEAGLRLRYEGRREFAPYIGVSWERQFGDTARFTRARGDNTGGFSFVAGVRTWF; encoded by the coding sequence ATGGCGCCGCTCGGCCTTGCGACACCCGCATTCGGGCAGACCATGGACCATTCCATGCACAACATGCCGGGCATGACGATGCCGGCAAAGCCGGCCGCCAAGCCGAAGGCGAAAGCCGCGGCCAAGTCCGCGACTAAGCGTAAGGCTCCCGTCCGACGCACCGCGCCGCGTCGCGCGCAACCGGCGAAGACGCAGGCTGCCGACCCTCATGCCGGGCATGACATGAGCGGGATGCAGGGAATGGATATGAGCGGTCAGCAGCAGGCTGCGCCCACCCAGAACCCGCACGCCGGGCACGATATGTCTGCTATGCCGGGCATGGCAGCATCGACAGGTGCGGGGCAGGACCCGCATGCCGGCCACGACATGAGCACGATGCCGGGCATGGCGATGCCCGGCGATCAGCCCGCTGCCAAGGTCGGAACCGACCTTCCCCCCGGCAACAAGCCCGCTCCCGCTCCAGCCGGGGACCACCTCGCCGATCGTTTCTGGGGCGCGGACGCCATGGCCAGCTCGCGCGAGAACGATCTACGCCGCGAGCATGGCGGAATGACCGTCTATCAGATCCTCTTCAATCTCGCCGAATATCAGGCTCGCAAGGGTGGCGACGGCTATCGCTGGGATGGCGAGGCCTGGATCGGGGGCGACATCAATCGCTTTACGCTAAAGAGCGAGGGCGAAGGCACGTTCGGCAAGCCGCTCGAACAGGCCGAGGTGCAGGCGCTCTACAGCCGCGCGCTCGATCCATACTGGAACCTTCAGGCGGGCGTTCGCTACGACTTCAAGCCCAACCCCTCGCGCACCTACGCGACGGTAGGGATCGAGGGGCTGGCCCCCGGTTGGTTCGAGGTGGAGGGCGCATTGTTCCTCTCCGACAAGGGCGACGTGCTTGGCCGTGCGGAGGGCTATTACGACCAGCGCATCACCAACTGGTTCGTGCTCCAGCCTAGGGTGGAGGCCAATTTCTCCGCGCAGGACGTGCCCGAAACCGGCACCGGCTCCGGGCTCACGGACCTCGAGGCCGGGCTTCGGCTTCGCTACGAGGGCCGGCGCGAGTTCGCGCCCTACATCGGCGTGTCGTGGGAGCGGCAGTTCGGCGACACCGCGCGCTTCACCCGCGCACGCGGTGACAATACGGGCGGCTTCAGCTTCGTCGCGGGCGTGAGGACCTGGTTCTGA